In Lycium barbarum isolate Lr01 chromosome 9, ASM1917538v2, whole genome shotgun sequence, the DNA window AGCCATATCAACGATGCACGATTTGTTGGAAACTGTGTTAACAGTCACAAGGTCATTAAGAATtcgacttaaaaaaaaaatagcagtTCTCAATTTCACAAAATTATCAAGTCTATATTGCtttacatattatatatatatatatgagagagagagagagagagaaatgaaTAAAATCTGATATGAGAAATTTCAGAATGAAATCAAAACTGAAAGATAATGATTCTAACTGAGATGCATGGTCTACTGCAAAGctaaactagtatatatatatatatatgagagagagagagagagagagagagagagagagagagagagagagaaatgaaTAAAATCTGATATGAGAAATTTCAGAATGAAATCAAGAATGAAAGATAATGATTCTAACTGAGATGCATGCTCTACTGCAAAGCTAAACTAGtgtattttaagaaaaatacCCAAAACCAGATTCATACTCCAATATTTATCCACATTAACACATGCAACATGGAAATTTCCATCCACATTGCAGAGATAACGAAACCAAAAACTTGAACCAATTATGTGTGTGTACACGCATCCGCATGTCTTTGCGACTGTTGAATGTATATTAATGCCTCTTTTCTTTTTACCCTTTTTTGCAAATGTTCCCTTGCTCGAGCAATAAAAAGGTATATGAATCTCATGTCAAAAAAGAGTGTAAAGCTATTGCACCTCCTACAACTACGTCCATTTTGATCAAGAAATGCAACCAATTTCATGGCTTTCCAAAGGTGAGTTCGCGTGCCGTGAAAGTGATACTTGTTCTGTCGAAAAGACCCTTTTATCCCTTCTTCAGACAACAAATGCACATAATAGTTACAAGAACTATAAAGAGATATCATTGATAACTATGTTAGTCAGCTACATCAGCACGTTATGAAGTATATGGACAGTACTATACAGAGGGTTAATTGGTCAGACTAGATTTGCTTCCTGCCAAACATTATTTCTCTCCTTTCTAGTCCAAATCACTGTATGATACTTCCTCTTCTGGCAATTCAAACTCATCAATCTCTTTAAAATGCTCTCGCCAGTAGTTGACAAAATCTTGTGGCAAGGACTCTTCAACGGCAGGTTTCTTCTTTGTGCACCTCCTCTGCAAAAGCATTTTATTAATTAGCCACCAAAATGGTAGATTTATGATATGAGAGATCGAACAGCATTCACACCACAAGTAGATATCAGcaatattataaaaaaattacTACTAGATTTAAACATCAACCGCACAGTTTTCGGTATCTTGCTGAGTCATATTATATTACATATTCCCCAAATATTAGGTTTACATGGTTGGCGAAGGAAAATCAGGTCAGGGGGTCACCCGTGCTTACTAATGGGACCTCTTAGAAAGAAATGTTTCAGAATGTTAActgaacatcatatcatgaatgtCTCTCGCAGTTAACCTACAATATCTTTCACAAGCTAATTGTGCAAAGATATGAATGAAACAAAATTTAGCACATTATCTCCTGTAGCTCTGAAACTGAACCTAAAAACAGAAAGAACACTGTCAATACCCATTAGCAGTGGATGTGCTTGAGATCTCACCAGCAATGAGAATGATGTATAAAAAAGGCCAGTCAAAATACTTTTCATTAGAGATCAGTAGAAAAATGATTGTCGACAAACCTTCTTACGCTTTCCACTAGGATCCGTCATTGATCCTGATGGTTTAATATCACCAGCTCCACTGAATTCAGTCCTACATAGAAGAAACAAAAATCAAGAGAGCATCAGCATTGACTATTTAGGCTGTCACGTTTCACATTTATAAGGTTTTTATTCCATGCTAAACATAAACACCCCAATTTTAGATAAGCCGCAGAAAAGAAAAGGGGGCCAGGGGAAGTTATTGCCAGTGTGCATGCTGCAGAACTATCTTACATATTAAGCACCAGCGGAGCCTTTGAAACGCCCAACTTATTAAAGATTATGCCACGCAGGTAGATAAAGAAATAAATATTAGCTTGAATTCACTGCCAAGACAGAGAAATTTTCAGCCAGACTCAAGCTAGAAGAAGGATAGACAGCCTTGGAGAAGTGCAAGTGACAATTTTTCAGAGTTAAAACTGGAGGTACGACTAATTGACCAATGCATACTCCATGTTAGGAGCATGAAAAGTTCAAATCAACTAGCAAAATATATTTGGTACAAGATATCAGCAAATGACACCATCACAACAAGGTTCATATCTCATTTGACTAGCCTCGGGGAAAAGGAAAAAAGACTGATAttacaagaaaaaggaaaaaaaaccaCTCCTCAAGATTACATGCATGTAGAGGAAGACATGAATTAGAAAAACAGCGAAAGAGAGAGAGGCACCTCTTAGTTCTCGTCCTTGGCAAAGTGGGGCAACTAAAAACTGAAGCATCTGCCGTCCCTTTTCCCCTTGTTTTCTTTAAAGATGAGCAACTCCGAGTCAAAACACCAAATTTTTCTTCTGCTGCTTTGTCTTTTTTTGACAATGAGTCTTCTGCTGCTTTTTCATCTGAAGGAAAGTGCTCATGAGAAATTGCCTGAGCTTTGTCTTTTACCTTCTGAGGAGATGAAGACATGAAAGGCTCATGAATACCTTTCGTCCTCTTATTTCCTGAAACTGGGGTAGACAGAATAACTACTCCTTTCCCCTTATCTTTCTTGGTCTCAGGAGATAAGCTACTGGAAGGCTCAGCAATTGCTTTCCCTTTATCCTGCATAATCATAGGAGGCAGTGAAAGACAAGGCTCATCAATCTCTTTCTCTTTGTCTTTTTTGTTTTCATTATTGGAAGTGAAGGGCCGAGCAGTAGCTTCTAAGTTAGACTTCTTTGCAGTCTGCCTGCGATTGTTAACTACAGCTTTATTTGCCGAAACGGGGGTAGACAGAATAACTACTCCTTTCCCCTTATCTTCCTTAGTCGCAGGAGGAAAGCTACTGAAGGGCTCCGCAATTGCTTTCCCTTTATCCTTCATAACTGTAGGAGGCAGTGAAAGGAAAGGCGCATCAATCTCCTTCCTtttgtcttttttattttcatGACTGGGAGTGAAGGGCAGAGCAGTAGCTTCTAAATTGGACTTCTTTGCAGCCTGCCTTCGATTGTTAACTACAGCTTCACTACCCCTGCCAGCTTGAGtaacaaacaagagaaaaattagACAGGTTTAACCTAAGAATGCCAACAAATAGAGACATTAAAAGATCAGCAAAACCACAGCATAGTAGCACAATTCCCTGAATTTAGCATTTCAATACTGGAAAGAGATAATTTTCACGTTACCAAATAAGAAGCCAAGCTTATAGAGCAAACGAGGAACCAAACAAATCAATGTTAACTATTACATAAGTTGTTTCTGTTCAAATGGCAGGAACGTGTTTGCAATTTGCTTCCCAACATAAAACTCAATTTGCTAGGGGTCGGCATCTTCAGATCATGTTTCGTGATATATATAAAGCTTCCTTTTATATATCACACTATGACCACTAAGGCATGCGTTTAATCTAACACAACCTCCTCCTTTATCTAGACTTCG includes these proteins:
- the LOC132611398 gene encoding uncharacterized protein LOC132611398 isoform X1, which gives rise to MASQRNNNNPNNASKSMATQKKRQPLSDLSNFNLIPTSTLRKLCSSASSSKPRNVIRKAPISNNTSKPNYNYNINSPNRVNSETSVASSSFNSVQNPTGRGSEAVVNNRRQAAKKSNLEATALPFTPSHENKKDKRKEIDAPFLSLPPTVMKDKGKAIAEPFSSFPPATKEDKGKGVVILSTPVSANKAVVNNRRQTAKKSNLEATARPFTSNNENKKDKEKEIDEPCLSLPPMIMQDKGKAIAEPSSSLSPETKKDKGKGVVILSTPVSGNKRTKGIHEPFMSSSPQKVKDKAQAISHEHFPSDEKAAEDSLSKKDKAAEEKFGVLTRSCSSLKKTRGKGTADASVFSCPTLPRTRTKRTEFSGAGDIKPSGSMTDPSGKRKKRRCTKKKPAVEESLPQDFVNYWREHFKEIDEFELPEEEVSYSDLD
- the LOC132611398 gene encoding uncharacterized protein LOC132611398 isoform X2, yielding MASQRNNNNPNNASKSMATQKKRQPLSDLSNFNLIPTSTLRKLCSSASSSKPRNVIRKAPISNNTSKPNYNYNINSPNRVNSETSVASSSFNSVQNPTGRGSEAVVNNRRQAAKKSNLEATALPFTPSHENKKDKRKEIDAPFLSLPPTVMKDKGKAIAEPFSSFPPATKEDKGKGVVILSTPVSANKAVVNNRRQTAKKSNLEATARPFTSNNENKKDKEKEIDEPCLSLPPMIMQDKGKAIAEPSSSLSPETKKDKGKGVVILSTPVSGNKRTKGIHEPFMSSSPQKVKDKAQAISHEHFPSDEKAAEDSLSKKDKAAEEKFGVLTRSCSSLKKTRGKGTADASVFSCPTLPRTRTKRTEFSGAGDIKPSGSMTDPSGKRKKVQFQSYRR